GATCTCGAAACTTGGATGCATATGGAGTACTGAGACATACAAGCAGCACCGGTGCATTATTGAACGCAGTGGCATAAGGTCCGAAAGATTTCAGCAGTAGTTTTGCTTCCTTTTTAAGGCCTATATCTTCAGCTGCAGCTGCTAGAATATGAAGCTGCTTCCAAGTAATGGTGTCAATCTCTTTTATCTTATCGCGATTCATTATGGCAATAAATTCCCAAGTTTGTGAATTGGTATCGCTTGGTGCATAACGGGCGCAATCAATAATATCATGAATGTCGCTGACGGTGACACTTTCCTCACTGAAGTCTCTAATACTCCGCCGTGACTGTACTAGTTGCCTGAATTCTTCAAAGAGCATTTCTGTTTTCCTCCTACAGTTGTTACCAGGTACTAATAGCTGATATTAAAACTAATTATAACGTAATTTTTGGAGGCTGAGAAGTCTCATCTGTTTCGAGAGGGGTATGCTGTATAGTCGGATGAATACCTGAATCCAATGCATGTTTGCCAAGAAATCCAGCACAAGCAGCAAGTGAAAAAATCATGGCTACGGTGTAGAAGAAGGATCTTCCGGATTCTTCAAATATGATCCCTCCGAAGGTACCGCTTAGCAGACCTGCAGCGCTTGACCATACAACAGTGAAAATAGCAAGACCTGTAGCGCGTAAGTGGTCTGGAATGATCCGAGAAATGTAGCGAACCGCGGTCACATAATAAATTCCAAAGGTCACGCTGTGCATAGCTTGAATGGCAATCACTGAGCCTGGATGATCCGCCCAGGACATAAGAATGAAGCGTACTGCATACATAAGGCTGGCAAATGCAAGCAGTGGCAATTCTTTAAATCTATCACCGTACTTACTAAGTGCGAAGAATACTGGAATCTCACTGAGTGCGGATGTAAGCAATGCCCATCCAATGAGTTCGTCTCCTGCGCCCATCTCCTTAAGGCTGACAGTTAAAAAAGCTTCGTTCATGCGGTGGCCTAAAGCCAGAACAAAGACGCAGCTAAAAAACCACAGTACCTCTTTCTGAAAAAGAATCTCCCGCAGCCCGTTTTCTTTGGGCTTTGGAACCTGAGAATTTGCATTTCTTTTATTAGGAGTGTCAGGGGTAATTTTCTTAACATCCTGCAACCACCATGTAATGATGAGAGCCGTTATAATTATGATGAGACATAATGTCATGCTCCAGGAAGTTCCTAAGGCTCTAAGAATATAGCCAATGGTTAAAGCAAAGAACGCATAGCCGAGCGAACCGAACACCCGTATAGATATGAAGTTGCGGCCATGTTTCTGTGCGGTTTTAATAGCCATTGTATCTGCGAGGGGGAAAACTGGGTAATAGAAGAAATAGAAAAAGGACAATATAAGCATAACTGATGTAAACTCGGTAGCTTTCGATAATAGGAGTACCGAAATCAATTGTCCGCCTAATAAAATCATCATAATTTTCTTGATTGTACCCAGCCGATCACTTATCATACTCCAAAATAGATTAGAGAGAATGGAAATTAGCGGTCCTAAGGAATACAATAGACCTACCTGAGAATTGCTGAAGCCCAGATGTCTGTAAAAAAGCGGGAAATAGGAGACCGCTAGAACACTGGTGCCAAAAATGGTGAACATAAACGCACGAAGCCAGTTCTGATCACTATAACTGCTGTGGGGATACTCTTTCATAACCTTGTAGTTGCACTCCTCCAATTAAGAAATACGGATAGTATAGCATAAGTAAAGTATACATGTGGGTTAAAACAGCGGTGTAATAGAATCTTTTATAGGTTCGATAAGTGATTTTGTTGTTTGTACAAATACGATGATCATATTATAATAATGTTGATTTGGATAAGGAGACAACAATGTGGAGGCAACGTCATTGAGTGAATTTGAGCAAGGCCGTTACCTTAGCCCGCGTGGTCCAATTGGGCTTATGAGCAGGGTCTACAAGTATGTGCTCCCGGAAGTGAGAGAATGTCTCCATTTCTGGCGCGAAGATGCAGAAGGAATTCCCGATCCCGAGCTTCGAAAGCAAGCGCTTGCCAGCATTGAAACGAAACAGTTTCATTGTGAAGGTGGTGGAATTTATGCTGCCGGCAATTTGGCCATGAGACATATACTGATTCCGCTTATAGTTGCTTATCAAACGATTAGTGATTATTTGGACAACCTTTGTGATCGCAGTACGTCACTTGATCCTGCTGATTTCAGGCTCCTGCATCAATCCATGCTGGATGCTATTAATCCGATTGCTGAACCGGTTAATTATTATGCGCTTCGTAGTGAACAGAATGACGGCGGATACTTGCAACGTCTGGTGC
Above is a window of Paenibacillus wynnii DNA encoding:
- a CDS encoding MFS transporter — encoded protein: MKEYPHSSYSDQNWLRAFMFTIFGTSVLAVSYFPLFYRHLGFSNSQVGLLYSLGPLISILSNLFWSMISDRLGTIKKIMMILLGGQLISVLLLSKATEFTSVMLILSFFYFFYYPVFPLADTMAIKTAQKHGRNFISIRVFGSLGYAFFALTIGYILRALGTSWSMTLCLIIIITALIITWWLQDVKKITPDTPNKRNANSQVPKPKENGLREILFQKEVLWFFSCVFVLALGHRMNEAFLTVSLKEMGAGDELIGWALLTSALSEIPVFFALSKYGDRFKELPLLAFASLMYAVRFILMSWADHPGSVIAIQAMHSVTFGIYYVTAVRYISRIIPDHLRATGLAIFTVVWSSAAGLLSGTFGGIIFEESGRSFFYTVAMIFSLAACAGFLGKHALDSGIHPTIQHTPLETDETSQPPKITL
- a CDS encoding nitroreductase family protein — protein: MLFEEFRQLVQSRRSIRDFSEESVTVSDIHDIIDCARYAPSDTNSQTWEFIAIMNRDKIKEIDTITWKQLHILAAAAEDIGLKKEAKLLLKSFGPYATAFNNAPVLLVCLSTPYASKFRDRIFDPLEFGSASIWAEESLKSSSLAIQNMMLAAHSKGLATCPLTGPVLLAEQELRDYLTIPDDRVINMVVALGHPAIQARKIMARKEVTEILTVIE